The Coregonus clupeaformis isolate EN_2021a chromosome 13, ASM2061545v1, whole genome shotgun sequence genome includes a region encoding these proteins:
- the LOC121579447 gene encoding mitochondrial import inner membrane translocase subunit Tim22-like: protein MAVTVDSGNAPVSDTQSSTSADPRYEGSTFQYSMLLEHLIGEKRPIKDLNPTVMGGLPNPMKTDDQKMIERGMESCAFKAVLACVGGFVLGGAFGVFTAGIDTNVGFDPKDPMRTPTAREVLKDMGQRGMSYAKNFAVIGAMFSCTECIIESHRGKSDWKNAVYSGCVTGGAIGFRAGAKAGVLGCGGFAAFSAAIEYYLR, encoded by the exons aTGGCGGTGACCGTGGATAGTGGAAATGCCCCTGTGTCGGACACCCAATCCTCAACCTCGGCTGATCCGCGCTATGAAGGTTCAACATTTCAGTACAGCATGCTCCTGGAGCACCTCATCGGAGAGAAGAGGCCGATTAAAGATCTGAATCCGACCGTTATGGGTGGTCTTCCCAATCCCATGAAAACCGACGACCAGAAGATGATCGAACGGGGAATGGAGAGCTGTGCCTTCAAGGCGGTGTTGGCATGTGTTGGAG GGTTTGTTCTTGGGGGAGCGTTTGGTGTGTTCACGGCTGGCATAGACACCAATGTGGGATTTGACCCCAAAGACCCCATGAGAACACCTACGGCCAGAGAGGTCCTCAAAGACATGGGCCAGAGGGGAATGTCCTACGCCAAAAACTTTGCCGTCATTGGAGCAATGTTCTCCTGCACGGAGTGCATCATTGAATCG CACAGGGGAAAGTCTGACTGGAAGAATGCAGTCTATAGTGGTTGTGTTACTGGGGGAGCAATAGGATTTCGTG CTGGGGCGAAGGCTGGAGTGCTGGGATGTGGAGGTTTCGCTGCCTTCTCTGCTGCCATTGAGTACTATCTCCGGTGA